In Zingiber officinale cultivar Zhangliang chromosome 8B, Zo_v1.1, whole genome shotgun sequence, a single genomic region encodes these proteins:
- the LOC122015507 gene encoding probable inactive receptor kinase At2g26730, with translation MELLPLLLLVILAGSGDPSSPVRAAVSDLAGDRSALLDFMAPLRHEPRLQWRANASACDWAGVTCDSGRTAVLGLHLPGVGLVGSIADGTLGRLSMLRVLSLRANRLSGPIPADLASLTQLRGLFLQGNIFSGSIPPGLSGLTLLFRLDLSSNNLTGTVPFAVNNLTRLTGLFLENNRLSGNLPSISIASLDNFNVSHNEFNGSIPPSLQRFPAASFEGNLGLCGAPLLPCNPFFPSPAPSPEANEAPTQGSSKRLSTEAIVAIVVSSITGLLLLMLLLLVLCVVLRRRRKRTSRTKEKSAKGLESATVAAAAGRSGETGITSSSKDEMSGSGGTLVEAAERNKLVFVRSGAGYSFDLEDLLRASAEVLGKGSTGTSYKAVLEEGATVVVKRLKDVSAAKPEFESHLHTLGQVEHPSLLAPRAYYYSKDEKLLVLDYLPAGSLSSLLHGNRGAGRTPLSWERRIRVALAAGRGLCHLHTSAHLVHGNVKASNVLLRADDVDSAVLSDFALHPIFNSGPRHRLAGYRAPEVQETRRHTFKSDVYSFGVLLLELLTGKAPNQASLGEEGIDLPRWVQSVVREEWTAEVFDVELMRYPDTEEEMVQLLQIAMACVANVPDARPDLPEVVRLIEQIVSRTEGEEGLTTSPVEAAKGGGDAGGGIAPPAAGATL, from the exons ATGGAGCTGCTCCCGCTGCTTCTGCTGGTCATCCTCGCCGGATCTGGCGACCCTTCGTCGCCGGTCCGTGCGGCGGTGTCCGATCTGGCGGGGGACCGCTCGGCGCTGCTGGACTTCATGGCTCCGCTCCGCCACGAGCCGCGCCTCCAGTGGAGGGCCAACGCGTCGGCCTGCGACTGGGCGGGGGTCACCTGCGACTCCGGCCGCACTGCTGTGCTCGGCCTCCATCTTCCTGGCGTGGGACTCGTGGGCTCCATCGCCGACGGTACTCTCGGCCGTCTCTCCATGCTGCGGGTTCTTTCACTCAGGGCCAACCGGCTCTCGGGTCCCATCCCCGCCGACCTCGCAAGTCTTACCCAGCTCCGTGGCCTTTTCCTCCAAGGGAATATCTTCTCCGGCAGCATCCCGCCGGGCTTGTCCGGGCTGACGCTTCTCTTCCGGCTCGACCTCTCCAGCAACAATCTCACCGGTACGGTCCCGTTCGCAGTCAATAACCTCACCAGGCTCACGGGGCTCTTCCTCGAAAATAACCGCCTCTCTGGCAATCTTCCCAGTATCAGCATCGCCTCCCTCGACAACTTCAATGTCTCTCATAACGAGTTCAATGGCTCCATTCCCCCAAGCCTTCAGCGATTCCCGGCGGCTTCCTTCGAGGGCAATCTGGGCCTCTGTGGCGCCCCTTTGCTCCCGTGCAATCCCTTTTTTCCGTCTCCGGCACCTTCCCCCGAGGCCAACGAGGCTCCGACTCAGGGTTCGTCAAAGAGGCTCTCCACGGAAGCCATAGTCGCGATCGTCGTGTCTTCCATTACAGGATTGTTGTTGCTAATGTTGTTGCTGCTCGTTCTCTGCGTCGTTCTCCGGAGACGGAGGAAAAGGACCAGCCGCACGAAGGAAAAATCAGCGAAGGGgttagaatcagcgactgtggcCGCGGCGGCGGGGAGATCTGGCGAGACAGGCATAACCTCGTCATCCAAAGATGAGATGAGCGGCAGCGGCGGTACGCTGGTGGAAGCGGCGGAGCGGAACAAACTGGTGTTTGTGAGGAGCGGCGCCGGGTACAGCTTCGACCTAGAGGACCTACTGCGGGCGTCCGCAGAGGTGCTCGGAAAGGGAAGCACGGGGACGTCCTACAAGGCGGTGCTGGAGGAGGGCGCCACTGTGGTGGTGAAGCGCCTCAAAGACGTGTCCGCTGCCAAGCCGGAATTCGAGTCGCATTTGCACACCCTCGGCCAGGTGGAGCACCCCAGCCTCCTCGCCCCGCGCGCCTACTACTACTCCAAGGACGAGAAGCTCCTCGTCCTCGACTACCTCCCGGCCGGCAGCCTCTCCTCCCTCCTCCACG GGAATCGTGGAGCGGGTCGGACGCCGCTGAGCTGGGAGAGACGGATTCGGGTGGCGCTGGCGGCCGGCCGCGGCCTCTGTCACCTCCACACCTCGGCTCACCTCGTCCACGGCAACGTCAAAGCCTCTAACGTGCTCCTCCGGGCAGACGACGTCGACTCCGCCGTCCTCTCCGACTTCGCCCTCCACCCGATCTTCAACTCCGGCCCGCGCCACCGGCTGGCCGGCTATCGGGCGCCGGAGGTGCAGGAGACGCGGCGGCACACCTTTAAGTCCGACGTGTACAGCTTCGGCGTGCTCCTTTTGGAGCTCCTGACAGGGAAGGCGCCGAACCAGGCGTCGCTGGGCGAGGAGGGAATCGACCTGCCGCGGTGGGTGCAGTCGGTGGTGAGGGAGGAGTGGACGGCGGAGGTGTTCGACGTGGAGCTCATGCGCTACCCGGACACAGAGGAGGAGATGGTGCAACTCCTCCAAATCGCGATGGCCTGCGTCGCCAACGTGCCGGATGCGCGGCCAGATTTACCTGAGGTCGTCCGCTTGATCGAGCAGATCGTCAGCCGTACGGAGGGCGAGGAAGGCCTGACGACTTCCCCGGTTGAGGCAGCCAAGGGCGGCGGTGATGCTGGTGGAGGGATTGCGCCACCTGCCGCCGGCGCTACGCTCTGA
- the LOC122015258 gene encoding acyl-protein thioesterase 2-like isoform X2: MYHGSSSYSSGRTAPRRPVEYGRTYVVRPKGRHQATIVWLHGLGDNGLSWSQLLESLPLPNIKWICPTAPTRPMAMLGGFPCTAWFDVVEIKEDGPDDVDGLDASAAHIANLLSSEPSDVKLGIGGFSMGAATALHSAACFAYGKYGNGSPYPINVSVIVSLSGWLPCSRTLKTKVESSQDAARRAASMPLLLCHGRGDGVVPYKLGERSAEILRISGFRNFIFKTFNTLEHYTVPEEMDDVCKWLTARLRLDGPRT; the protein is encoded by the exons ATGTATCACGGAAGCAGTTCGTATTCTTCTG GTAGGACTGCGCCGAGGCGACCAGTCGAGTATGGCAGGACCTACGTGGTTAGGCCAAAGGGGAGGCACCAGGCCACCATTGTGTGGCTTCACGGTTTGGGCGACAATGGATTAAG TTGGTCCCAGCTTCTGGAGTCGCTTCCTCTGCCAAAT ATTAAGTGGATATGTCCAACTGCTCCTACCCGACCTATGGCCATGCTCGGTGGATTTCCCTGCACAGCAT GGTTTGACGTTGTGGAAATCAAGGAGGATGGCCCTGATGATGTTGATGGACTGGATGCTTCAGCGGCACACATTGCAAATCTTCTGTCATCTGAGCCATCTGACG TGAAACTTGGGATTGGCGGGTTTAGTATGGGCGCTGCTACCGCCTTGCACTCAGCAGCTTGCTTTGCGTATGGCAAGTATGGAAATGGCAGCCCGTACCCCATAAACGTCAGTGTAATTGTCAGTCTCAGTGGCTGGCTTCCATGTTCCAG GACTTTGAAAACGAAGGTTGAAAGTTCACAAGATGCTGCGAGGAGGGCTGCCTCCATGCCTCTCTTACTCTGCCATGGGAGAG GGGACGGAGTAGTACCTTACAAGCTTGGGGAAAGGTCTGCAGAGATTCTTAGGATCTCCGGGTTTAGAAATTTCATCTTCAAGACCTTTAATAC GCTCGAACATTACACAGTACCTGAAGAAATGGATGATGTCTGCAAGTGGCTTACAGCGAGGCTACGGCTTGATGGACCTCGCACTTAA
- the LOC122015258 gene encoding acyl-protein thioesterase 2-like isoform X1, protein MYHGSSSYSSGRTAPRRPVEYGRTYVVRPKGRHQATIVWLHGLGDNGLSWSQLLESLPLPNIKWICPTAPTRPMAMLGGFPCTACLNSGFDVVEIKEDGPDDVDGLDASAAHIANLLSSEPSDVKLGIGGFSMGAATALHSAACFAYGKYGNGSPYPINVSVIVSLSGWLPCSRTLKTKVESSQDAARRAASMPLLLCHGRGDGVVPYKLGERSAEILRISGFRNFIFKTFNTLEHYTVPEEMDDVCKWLTARLRLDGPRT, encoded by the exons ATGTATCACGGAAGCAGTTCGTATTCTTCTG GTAGGACTGCGCCGAGGCGACCAGTCGAGTATGGCAGGACCTACGTGGTTAGGCCAAAGGGGAGGCACCAGGCCACCATTGTGTGGCTTCACGGTTTGGGCGACAATGGATTAAG TTGGTCCCAGCTTCTGGAGTCGCTTCCTCTGCCAAAT ATTAAGTGGATATGTCCAACTGCTCCTACCCGACCTATGGCCATGCTCGGTGGATTTCCCTGCACAGCATGTCTGAATTCTG GGTTTGACGTTGTGGAAATCAAGGAGGATGGCCCTGATGATGTTGATGGACTGGATGCTTCAGCGGCACACATTGCAAATCTTCTGTCATCTGAGCCATCTGACG TGAAACTTGGGATTGGCGGGTTTAGTATGGGCGCTGCTACCGCCTTGCACTCAGCAGCTTGCTTTGCGTATGGCAAGTATGGAAATGGCAGCCCGTACCCCATAAACGTCAGTGTAATTGTCAGTCTCAGTGGCTGGCTTCCATGTTCCAG GACTTTGAAAACGAAGGTTGAAAGTTCACAAGATGCTGCGAGGAGGGCTGCCTCCATGCCTCTCTTACTCTGCCATGGGAGAG GGGACGGAGTAGTACCTTACAAGCTTGGGGAAAGGTCTGCAGAGATTCTTAGGATCTCCGGGTTTAGAAATTTCATCTTCAAGACCTTTAATAC GCTCGAACATTACACAGTACCTGAAGAAATGGATGATGTCTGCAAGTGGCTTACAGCGAGGCTACGGCTTGATGGACCTCGCACTTAA